From one Candidatus Scalindua japonica genomic stretch:
- a CDS encoding N-formylglutamate amidohydrolase: MNKLPLLISVPHAGLAIPPEVEPFNLLTSDQIIADGDEGAREIYAIEELVNKFITTDIARAFVDMNRKENDFSRDGVVKTHTCWSEPVYKSPLSSEIIKLLLERYYFPYHRQLIDAADKDIILAIDCHTMASAGPPVGPDHGSVRPMVCLSNADGTCHEEWFYLLADCLSETFCCEVSLNKPFKGGYIIRRHSREISWLQLELSRNPSLSIEYKRNAVISALKKWCKTVTKS, translated from the coding sequence GTGAACAAACTACCTCTTTTAATATCCGTACCACATGCAGGATTAGCCATTCCACCGGAAGTAGAACCATTCAATCTTCTGACGTCTGACCAGATTATTGCGGATGGAGATGAAGGGGCAAGGGAAATCTATGCCATTGAAGAATTGGTCAATAAATTTATTACTACGGATATTGCCAGGGCTTTTGTTGACATGAACCGGAAAGAAAATGATTTTTCCAGAGACGGTGTGGTAAAAACCCATACCTGTTGGAGTGAACCCGTGTATAAATCACCATTGTCATCGGAAATAATTAAACTATTACTGGAACGCTATTACTTCCCCTACCATCGGCAGCTTATAGATGCTGCCGATAAGGATATTATACTTGCGATTGACTGCCATACCATGGCATCCGCAGGCCCACCTGTTGGCCCAGACCATGGGTCTGTGCGTCCAATGGTTTGCTTGAGTAATGCAGATGGTACTTGCCATGAAGAGTGGTTCTATTTATTAGCCGATTGCCTGAGTGAGACTTTTTGTTGCGAGGTATCCCTCAACAAACCTTTCAAGGGAGGATATATAATCAGGCGTCATTCCAGGGAAATTTCCTGGTTACAATTGGAGTTGTCCCGTAATCCCTCTTTATCTATTGAATACAAAAGAAATGCAGTAATATCCGCTTTGAAAAAATGGTGCAAGACGGTTACAAAATCGTAG
- the exbB gene encoding TonB-system energizer ExbB, producing MELTKLFVDYGIIGFLIFMSIVSLSIAMERFLVYRNIRSDDFIKRKSLELALTRKIHLIATIGSNAPYIGLLGTVLGIMFTFYNIGEEGYMETGKIMTGLALALKATAIGLLVAIPSVALHNFLLRKAKVILMEWEINNDGR from the coding sequence ATGGAATTAACTAAATTGTTTGTTGACTATGGAATCATCGGGTTCCTGATCTTTATGAGTATTGTATCTCTTTCTATTGCAATGGAAAGATTCCTGGTATACAGGAATATTAGATCAGACGATTTCATTAAGAGAAAATCACTGGAACTCGCGCTTACGAGGAAAATCCACTTAATTGCCACTATCGGCAGCAACGCCCCTTACATCGGTTTACTGGGTACGGTATTGGGTATAATGTTTACCTTCTACAATATAGGAGAAGAAGGGTATATGGAAACAGGCAAGATTATGACTGGACTTGCTCTCGCTCTCAAGGCCACGGCAATCGGCCTGCTTGTTGCGATTCCTTCCGTAGCTCTACACAACTTTCTCCTGAGAAAGGCAAAGGTCATCTTGATGGAGTGGGAGATTAACAATGATGGAAGATGA
- a CDS encoding ATP-grasp domain-containing protein produces MKIAVVYNRESQKVINLFGIPNREKYGLKAIKRITDSLKKGKHQAIALEGDKDLIDNLEEFMPRVLKGEQPGMVFNLSYGIQGQARYTHVPSILEMIGIPYVGSGPLAHSLALDKVVAKMMFVQNNLPTPPFAVVTNPDFEMPDLAFPLIVKPKNEAVSLGIKIVNSEQELRDATQVIFDAFSQPVLVESYIEGREINVGILGNNPPLVFEPAEICFGESGPKIYTYEDKTRNSGREISVICPAPIEAGLAARAQQIAIDAFTTLGCYDCARVDMRIDSQNNLYILEINSLPSLGEHGSYVAAAEHMGMDFSALVNRLVDVASARYFDTPNPPEVTGKNQPSDKAAFGFLTNRRDQMEKQVQQWCQISSRTNDPIGIQIAYNELDKKLNELGLKQAPEYSDDPHVWVWQTPAGLEKGTLLIGQLDVPLDIGISTEPFRRDPECLHGEGVGSSRAPLVMLEYALKALKFCRQLKHTHLGIMYYADEGNDTRYSSTAISKVTGLAKQVLVLNPGNIEDKIVTKRRGQRKYRLTVEGKSLKLGQPSKTPDIMLWLFSKLEKISRLSSSKDRIAIAAVDFHTKSFPMLLPHRITATLQMSFPDIRTANKTEEAIHEILKDKSVRWNLAMLSSRPAMKDRRVNARLINSLQSVADHWEIPLGKEASLIPSVAGLVPTNIPVVCGIGPVATKIHTSQSAVQRISLVQRTLLLTEFLINTIEK; encoded by the coding sequence ATGAAAATTGCAGTTGTCTATAATCGAGAAAGTCAGAAGGTAATCAACCTTTTTGGTATTCCTAACCGTGAAAAATATGGATTAAAGGCCATAAAACGTATCACAGACTCTTTAAAAAAGGGTAAACACCAGGCTATCGCTTTAGAAGGTGATAAAGATTTGATTGATAATCTGGAAGAATTCATGCCGAGAGTATTGAAAGGCGAACAACCTGGCATGGTGTTTAACCTGTCCTATGGCATTCAAGGCCAGGCCAGATATACACACGTACCCAGCATATTAGAAATGATCGGTATTCCCTATGTCGGTTCAGGACCACTGGCACACTCACTTGCTCTGGACAAAGTAGTTGCCAAAATGATGTTTGTGCAAAACAACTTGCCAACACCTCCATTTGCGGTAGTTACCAATCCGGACTTTGAGATGCCGGATTTGGCTTTTCCGCTTATTGTGAAACCTAAAAATGAAGCGGTGTCATTAGGAATAAAGATCGTTAATAGTGAACAGGAACTTAGGGATGCTACCCAGGTTATTTTTGATGCATTCAGCCAACCAGTCCTGGTAGAAAGTTATATTGAAGGCAGGGAAATAAACGTTGGCATTCTGGGAAATAACCCGCCTTTAGTATTTGAACCTGCGGAAATTTGTTTTGGTGAAAGTGGGCCAAAAATTTACACCTATGAAGACAAAACCAGAAACTCCGGACGTGAAATATCTGTCATTTGTCCGGCACCCATCGAAGCTGGCCTGGCCGCCAGGGCACAACAAATAGCGATAGATGCATTCACGACATTAGGTTGTTATGACTGTGCGCGAGTGGATATGAGGATTGATAGTCAAAATAATTTATATATTCTGGAAATAAACAGCTTGCCAAGTTTAGGAGAACACGGATCTTATGTTGCCGCAGCAGAACACATGGGAATGGATTTTTCTGCTTTAGTAAACCGACTGGTGGACGTTGCGAGCGCCCGTTATTTTGATACACCAAACCCTCCCGAAGTTACCGGTAAAAACCAACCTTCTGATAAAGCTGCGTTTGGTTTCCTGACCAATCGAAGAGATCAAATGGAGAAACAGGTACAACAATGGTGCCAGATATCCAGCCGTACCAATGATCCTATTGGGATCCAGATTGCATATAATGAACTCGATAAAAAGCTGAATGAACTGGGACTCAAACAAGCGCCGGAATATAGCGATGACCCGCATGTCTGGGTATGGCAGACACCTGCCGGTCTGGAAAAAGGTACCTTGCTGATTGGTCAACTTGATGTACCCTTGGACATAGGTATTTCTACTGAGCCTTTTCGAAGAGACCCGGAATGTTTGCATGGTGAAGGTGTTGGCTCGTCCCGTGCGCCATTGGTTATGCTTGAGTATGCGCTGAAAGCCTTAAAATTCTGTCGCCAGCTTAAGCATACCCATTTGGGGATTATGTATTATGCAGATGAAGGTAATGATACCCGCTATAGTTCTACGGCAATTTCAAAAGTCACCGGTCTTGCTAAACAGGTGCTCGTATTGAACCCGGGTAACATAGAGGATAAAATAGTTACCAAACGTCGGGGACAACGGAAATATCGTTTGACCGTCGAAGGAAAATCATTAAAACTGGGACAACCTTCAAAAACCCCTGATATAATGTTATGGCTATTTAGTAAACTTGAAAAAATATCCAGACTCTCTTCCAGTAAAGATAGGATCGCTATTGCTGCAGTTGACTTTCATACCAAATCATTCCCAATGTTACTTCCCCATCGTATTACAGCAACATTGCAGATGTCGTTTCCTGATATTAGGACGGCAAATAAAACAGAAGAGGCAATTCACGAAATACTTAAGGACAAAAGTGTACGCTGGAATTTAGCCATGTTATCGAGTAGGCCGGCAATGAAGGATAGAAGAGTGAATGCCAGATTGATTAATTCCTTACAATCTGTTGCCGATCATTGGGAAATTCCACTTGGTAAAGAAGCTTCACTTATACCCTCGGTTGCCGGTTTAGTGCCCACAAACATTCCGGTAGTTTGTGGTATAGGCCCTGTGGCTACTAAAATACATACTTCACAGTCAGCAGTTCAACGTATCAGTCTGGTCCAGAGAACATTACTACTAACAGAGTTCCTGATAAACACTATTGAGAAATAA
- a CDS encoding ExbD/TolR family protein, with protein MMEDEEFNSINIIPFVDIMLVLLTIVLTTSTFIKAELLPIQLPGASEKQSKSIESLIVEIDREERIYLNSKPVDINGLKESINSFDKTTPVTIRADKNIVLQAFVDVLDTVKNTGFEKVTLQTEVLK; from the coding sequence ATGATGGAAGATGAGGAGTTTAATTCAATAAATATTATTCCGTTTGTAGACATTATGCTTGTGCTGCTGACCATAGTCCTTACTACCTCTACTTTTATAAAGGCCGAACTGTTGCCTATCCAATTGCCGGGAGCATCAGAGAAACAATCGAAGTCTATAGAATCGCTGATCGTAGAGATAGATAGAGAAGAAAGAATATACTTGAACTCCAAACCGGTAGATATAAATGGCCTTAAAGAATCTATCAACTCATTTGACAAAACAACACCAGTGACAATAAGAGCTGATAAAAATATTGTCTTACAGGCATTTGTGGACGTCCTTGATACCGTTAAAAATACCGGTTTTGAAAAAGTGACCCTGCAGACAGAAGTATTGAAATGA
- a CDS encoding TonB-dependent copper receptor, which translates to MKKSLVLSALFLLWLMPVWAENTTDNRETIIKMEPIIVEDTQISEPARSRLIISERAKGPVSDGGDLLTTIPGISSARMGGHGVDPVVRGQSHNRLNILLDGAYVHGGCPNRMDPPSSYGPSETYDEVEVIKGFQTVQQGGGGSGGTVLFKRNTERFTEGEWYRGRAGGGYRGNADGREGFADLSVGNTQGYLRIIGNYDNSENYEDGDGHSVRSAYEVSTGNVMLGWTPDDETRVEFGYEATDTDDVYFAGAGMDSPYTLHDVYRLKFNRGLSFGAIQKVSGRVSYSDLKHQMDNYSLRTPPMAMMHMKAPSTSDTLSGRLDFDAVHGDFLTNFGIDYQSNKRDAVRYRGNARDNVNAINSFLWPDVRLQTIGLYGESEWIMSYNRRIKIGLRYDHVRATADKADRTPTDTLGMLAKLSASGLYTIYYGGSSRSEIENNISGMVRFEQDYLQGKGTFYTTLSRSVRTADATERYMASNNNMTESSRWVGNPFIDPEKHHQIEIGTRCKTESWGFDSNVYYNRISDFIMRTRDHGASAAGNNATIYRNVSAYLIGSEISLNRYWTEHLFSGASLAYVYGENLREDRPLAQIPPLEVSVTTDYKKRNWSVGGKVLMVNRQSRVDDTTSIGSGLDARKTPGYAVADLYGSYTFDMGARIKFGVDNLFDKTTLNI; encoded by the coding sequence ATGAAGAAATCACTTGTACTGTCTGCGCTGTTTTTACTATGGCTAATGCCGGTTTGGGCTGAAAACACGACAGACAACAGAGAGACTATTATTAAAATGGAGCCTATTATTGTTGAAGACACTCAAATTTCTGAACCTGCCAGGTCCCGGCTGATCATTAGTGAACGAGCAAAGGGACCTGTGTCTGATGGCGGTGATCTGCTGACAACTATTCCAGGCATCTCTTCCGCCCGTATGGGTGGTCACGGCGTTGACCCAGTCGTTCGGGGACAGTCCCATAACCGCCTGAACATTCTGTTGGATGGTGCCTACGTTCATGGCGGTTGTCCAAACCGCATGGACCCGCCCAGTTCCTATGGCCCTTCCGAAACTTATGATGAAGTGGAAGTGATCAAAGGATTTCAGACCGTTCAGCAGGGTGGCGGTGGCAGTGGAGGCACTGTACTGTTCAAACGCAACACAGAACGTTTTACAGAAGGAGAATGGTATCGAGGCAGAGCTGGCGGTGGGTATCGCGGCAATGCTGACGGACGTGAAGGATTTGCCGATCTGTCTGTTGGAAATACCCAGGGATATCTCCGTATTATCGGTAACTATGACAACAGCGAGAACTACGAAGACGGTGACGGACATTCAGTTCGATCAGCATATGAAGTGTCTACGGGAAATGTGATGTTGGGTTGGACTCCGGACGATGAAACCAGGGTTGAGTTCGGCTATGAGGCAACAGATACCGATGATGTTTACTTTGCCGGGGCTGGCATGGACTCGCCTTATACACTACATGATGTCTACCGATTAAAATTCAATCGTGGTCTATCTTTTGGTGCAATACAAAAGGTGTCGGGAAGGGTTTCCTACTCAGACCTGAAACATCAGATGGACAACTATAGCTTACGCACCCCTCCCATGGCCATGATGCATATGAAGGCACCATCCACATCCGATACTTTGAGTGGGCGACTTGATTTTGATGCCGTACATGGTGATTTTCTGACCAATTTTGGTATTGATTACCAGAGCAATAAACGGGACGCTGTTCGCTACCGGGGCAATGCTCGCGATAATGTGAATGCTATTAATTCTTTTCTCTGGCCTGATGTAAGGCTCCAGACTATCGGGCTATACGGAGAATCGGAATGGATCATGAGTTATAACAGACGCATTAAGATCGGCTTGCGCTATGATCATGTCAGGGCAACCGCCGACAAAGCAGACAGGACTCCGACAGATACCTTGGGTATGCTAGCCAAGCTTAGCGCCTCCGGGCTTTATACGATATACTACGGTGGGAGTTCTAGGTCAGAAATCGAGAATAATATCAGTGGTATGGTGCGCTTTGAACAGGATTATCTGCAAGGCAAAGGGACATTTTACACGACGTTGAGTCGTAGTGTAAGGACTGCTGATGCCACAGAGCGCTATATGGCTTCCAACAACAACATGACAGAAAGCAGCCGATGGGTAGGCAACCCTTTTATTGACCCGGAGAAACACCATCAGATAGAGATAGGCACCAGGTGCAAAACAGAATCATGGGGATTTGATTCCAATGTCTATTACAACCGGATCAGTGATTTTATCATGAGAACTCGGGATCACGGTGCCAGTGCTGCAGGTAACAATGCCACCATTTACCGGAATGTAAGCGCCTACCTCATTGGCAGTGAAATATCGTTAAACAGATATTGGACAGAACATTTATTCAGCGGGGCTTCTCTGGCTTACGTATATGGAGAAAACCTCAGGGAAGACCGCCCATTAGCGCAGATTCCTCCATTGGAAGTATCTGTGACCACTGACTATAAAAAGAGGAACTGGAGTGTAGGTGGCAAGGTTCTCATGGTGAATAGACAGAGCCGGGTGGATGATACCACGAGTATTGGCAGCGGTCTTGATGCGAGAAAAACACCGGGATATGCTGTAGCAGATCTGTATGGTTCTTACACATTTGACATGGGAGCCAGGATAAAATTCGGTGTAGATAATCTATTCGACAAAACTACGCTAAACATCTGA
- a CDS encoding energy transducer TonB: MKVVLEFNVTNIIKTGKQEADKNRMETAETIKNEASIPAIVKQETKNKVEEEIVEKENQEVNYSAEYFKTQKEINTKQPQIQKNNTATQDSKEIKANVVIKEELPVPDNVKQERVVKTKKRVPAKAVEVTEKVKQAVTETTCKPKSVVNAGQSGGISKSDRMQHELNQSSENRYIKEHFDYINKIIRINISYPYKARKMSMEGDVILSFIVCLDGNVKGIKVNKSSGFSILDDNAEQAVRKASPFPPPPVEVRIVIPITYKLNT; encoded by the coding sequence ATGAAAGTGGTCCTGGAGTTTAATGTAACAAATATCATAAAAACAGGCAAACAAGAGGCCGATAAAAACAGAATGGAAACGGCAGAGACTATAAAAAACGAGGCATCAATCCCTGCCATCGTTAAACAGGAAACTAAAAACAAGGTGGAAGAAGAAATAGTAGAAAAGGAAAATCAGGAAGTAAATTATAGCGCTGAATACTTTAAAACGCAAAAGGAGATTAATACTAAACAACCGCAAATACAGAAAAATAATACGGCCACTCAAGATTCCAAAGAGATTAAAGCGAATGTTGTGATAAAAGAAGAGTTGCCAGTGCCTGACAATGTCAAACAGGAGAGGGTAGTCAAGACGAAAAAAAGAGTACCTGCAAAGGCTGTTGAGGTAACAGAAAAAGTAAAGCAAGCTGTTACAGAAACCACGTGTAAACCCAAAAGTGTTGTAAATGCTGGACAATCAGGAGGGATTTCAAAATCAGATAGAATGCAGCATGAATTAAATCAGAGTTCTGAAAACCGATATATCAAGGAACATTTTGATTACATAAACAAAATAATTCGTATAAATATATCATATCCTTACAAAGCGCGAAAGATGTCTATGGAAGGTGATGTCATACTATCATTCATTGTCTGCCTGGACGGGAATGTAAAAGGTATTAAGGTAAATAAAAGTTCAGGTTTCTCAATCCTGGATGATAATGCTGAACAAGCTGTCAGAAAGGCTTCTCCATTTCCTCCACCACCGGTTGAAGTAAGAATTGTAATTCCCATAACTTATAAATTAAACACATAG
- a CDS encoding gamma-glutamyltransferase family protein: MIPVYNKNADTELLELGNRRLTKPQKVSVSKYGMVSTAHYRATELAFDVLNAGGNAMDAAVTAAFALGVCEPAASGLGGQTMMLFYDAQSRKKIALDGSSRAPHRIVPGESNKSELLRGYNASTVPSTPAVLAYALKNYGSLTLKDVLGPVVDLAKKGYEISQLQYDLTKRELKHLRNNTAAPLFLKKGKHPYPVGSLFKQEKLAGTLERMATAGIEDFYLGDIAQMIKADMIANDGLIQADDLAQIPWPVERRPLTTSFENTRVFTMCPPGAGRVLIAMLNILSQFSPKQRDPDTPRGALLLANVIRQTNLDRQDRPIEPNLYHQIDNEHMGRPEYAQRNAKKIKKKLKGKGETTHLSVVDRYGNAVSLTQSIERVYGSFCASAELGFLYNNYMSAFEYNDITHPYYLRPNAVPWASVSPTIFFRGRKPWLVIGSPGSERIASTIIQVLLRLDKHSPYEAVAAPRLFCSLKGKVSLEASRMRDDITDMLASKGFEIDVRDPYSFYLGCVQMIMRSRRGEYIGVADPRRDGSAKGPRL, translated from the coding sequence ATGATACCTGTTTATAATAAGAACGCCGATACCGAGTTATTAGAACTTGGTAATCGTCGCCTGACTAAACCACAAAAAGTGTCAGTATCCAAATACGGTATGGTGTCAACTGCTCACTACCGCGCCACTGAACTGGCATTTGATGTATTAAATGCCGGCGGCAACGCTATGGACGCAGCAGTGACTGCGGCGTTTGCGTTGGGCGTTTGCGAACCTGCAGCTTCCGGCCTGGGCGGTCAAACCATGATGTTGTTTTACGATGCGCAAAGCCGCAAAAAAATTGCCCTGGACGGCTCTTCAAGAGCTCCTCATAGAATCGTTCCAGGAGAATCAAATAAATCAGAACTTCTCAGGGGATACAACGCAAGCACCGTTCCCAGCACCCCGGCGGTACTGGCCTATGCTCTAAAAAATTATGGAAGCTTAACTCTGAAAGATGTATTAGGTCCTGTCGTTGATTTAGCGAAAAAAGGATATGAAATATCCCAATTACAATATGATTTGACTAAACGTGAACTGAAACATTTACGCAACAATACTGCGGCACCACTGTTTCTGAAGAAAGGTAAACATCCTTACCCTGTTGGGTCATTATTCAAACAGGAGAAGCTGGCCGGGACTCTCGAAAGAATGGCTACGGCAGGTATTGAGGATTTCTATCTTGGTGATATAGCGCAGATGATTAAGGCTGACATGATAGCGAATGACGGACTTATTCAGGCTGATGATCTTGCTCAAATTCCATGGCCGGTAGAACGCAGACCGCTTACTACAAGCTTTGAAAATACCCGTGTGTTTACTATGTGCCCTCCCGGAGCGGGTAGGGTTTTAATAGCAATGTTAAATATACTGTCCCAGTTTTCGCCGAAACAGAGGGACCCGGACACGCCACGAGGGGCACTATTGCTGGCAAATGTCATTCGGCAGACAAATCTTGATCGCCAGGACCGCCCTATTGAACCGAATTTGTACCATCAAATTGACAATGAACATATGGGAAGGCCCGAGTATGCACAACGTAATGCAAAAAAAATAAAAAAGAAATTGAAAGGTAAGGGTGAAACGACTCATTTATCTGTTGTTGATCGTTACGGTAATGCAGTCTCCCTTACACAGTCAATTGAACGCGTATACGGTTCATTCTGCGCGTCAGCAGAACTTGGTTTTCTCTACAATAATTATATGAGCGCTTTTGAGTACAATGATATCACCCACCCTTATTATTTACGGCCTAATGCGGTGCCATGGGCGAGTGTTTCTCCAACCATCTTCTTTCGGGGAAGAAAGCCGTGGCTGGTTATCGGCTCTCCGGGAAGTGAGCGTATTGCATCAACAATTATTCAAGTATTATTGAGACTTGACAAACATTCTCCCTATGAAGCTGTCGCCGCACCGAGACTTTTTTGTTCTCTAAAAGGTAAGGTATCACTGGAAGCAAGCCGTATGAGGGATGATATAACTGATATGTTAGCTTCTAAAGGCTTTGAAATCGATGTTCGTGATCCATATTCTTTCTACTTAGGCTGTGTACAAATGATCATGCGTAGCAGGAGAGGTGAATATATTGGAGTAGCCGACCCTCGACGTGATGGTTCCGCGAAAGGGCCTAGACTGTGA